The proteins below come from a single Fusarium verticillioides 7600 chromosome 3, whole genome shotgun sequence genomic window:
- a CDS encoding ATP synthase subunit delta, mitochondrial — MNSFRVARAALRARPSAIRVPLQRRTYAEAVPDKIKLSLALPHQSIYKSQDVVQVNIPAESGEMGVLANHVPSIEQLKPGLVEVVEESAGSKQFFLSGGFATVQPNSVLSINAVEGYPLEDFSAEAIRAQIAEAQKVANGSGSEQDIAEAKIELEVLETLSAHVK, encoded by the exons ATGAACTCCTTCCGCGTTGCCCGTGCGGCTCTCCGAGCTCGCCCCTCCGCCATCCGAGTCCCTCTCCAGCGAAGAACCTACGCCGAGGCCGTCCCCGACAAG ATCAAGCTGAGCCTTGCCCTCCCTCACCAG TCTATCTATAAGTCCCAGGATGTCGTCCAAGTCAACATCCCCGCCGAGTCTGGAGAGATGGGTGTCCTCGCCAACCACGTTCCTTCCATTGAGCAGCTGAAGCCTGGTCtggttgaggttgtcgaggagTCCGCTGGCTCCAAGCAGTTCTTCC TCTCTGGTGGATTCGCTACCGTTCAGCCCAACTCcgtcctcagcatcaacgCCGTTGAGGGATACCCCCTTGAGGACTTCAGCGCCGAGGCCATCCGAGCCCAGATCGCTGAGGCCCAGAAAGTTGCCAACGGCAGCGGAAGCGAGCAGGATAttgctgaggccaagatcgagctGGAG GTTCTCGAGACCCTGTCTGCGCACGTGAAATAA